The Nicotiana tabacum cultivar K326 chromosome 14, ASM71507v2, whole genome shotgun sequence genome contains a region encoding:
- the LOC107769451 gene encoding uncharacterized protein LOC107769451, with protein MKNNAAIKYLKHVISVLTIMAKSKSTAIKSKTEALKTRLEVLSLLKSKKLSFSGLGTKAISHKIHSLLGHKEEDQESQDHENENNKAIVLYNNAPEASEDSLHCQYNDLNNQEIILLSNGENYDDYDDKYPDLTHSLFDEEDEYLGDPNASAIDMVRNFKEEEGQNFVLEDEIDNVADLFIRKFHKKMRLQKLESFKRYQAMLQRGA; from the coding sequence ATGAAGAACAATGCAGCAATTAAGTACCTAAAGCATGTCATTTCTGTACTAACCATAATGGCCAAATCAAAATCAACAGCCATCAAAAGCAAAACTGAAGCTCTAAAAACTAGGCTAGAAGTCCTATCATTGCTGAAATCCAAGAAACTCTCTTTTTCAGGTCTAGGAACTAAGGCCATTTCTCACAAGATTCATTCATTATTAGGTCATAAAGAAGAAGATCAAGAATCCCAAGATCATGAAAATGAAAACAACAAGGCCATTGTACTTTACAACAATGCCCCTGAAGCGAGTGAAGATTCTTTACACTGTCAGTATAATGACCTGAATAATCAGGAGATAATACTATTGAGCAACGGCGAAAACTATGATGATTATGATGATAAGTATCCGGATTTGACACATTCGTTGTTCGATGAAGAGGACGAATACTTAGGTGATCCAAATGCATCAGCTATAGACATGGTGAGGAATTTCAAAGAGGAAGAAGGACAGAATTTTGTACTAGAAGACGAGATCGATAATGTGGCAGATTTGTTTATCAGGAAATTCCATAAAAAGATGAGGTTGCAAAAGCTTGAATCTTTCAAAAGGTATCAAGCAATGCTACAAAGAGGAGCTTAA